A stretch of the Notolabrus celidotus isolate fNotCel1 chromosome 3, fNotCel1.pri, whole genome shotgun sequence genome encodes the following:
- the calml4a gene encoding calmodulin-like protein 4a, which translates to MAKFFTPAQINEFKECFSLYDKKQKGKVDAKDLITVMRCLGTSPTFGEIERHLQVHKIEKKGELDFSTFLTMMHRQMQQEDPKTEILEALRMTDKQKKGYIQASELRAKLTKLGEKLTDKEVDELFKEANVKSNGVINYKEFTQMVTLPPVDY; encoded by the exons ATG GCCAAATTCTTCACACCAGCTCAAATCAATG AGTTCAAGGAGTGCTTCTCCTTATATGACAAGAAGCAGAAGGGGAAGGTAGATGCCAAGGATCTGATCACGGTTATGCGCTGCCTGGGTACGAGCCCCACGTTTGGTGAAATCGAAAGACATCTACAAGTTCACAAAATTG aaaagaaaggagagctGGACTTCTCTACCTTCCTGACAATGATGCACAGACAGATGCAACAGGAGGACCCCAAAACTGAAATCCTAGAGGCTTTGAGgatgacagacaaacagaagaaaGGATACATCCAGGCGTCCGAGCTCCGAGCCAAGCTCACCAAGCTAGGAGAGAAACTTACAGACAAAGAAG TGGACGAGCTCTTCAAAGAGGCAAACGTCAAGTCAAATGGGGTTATCAACTATAAAGAGTTTACCCAGATGGTGACACTGCCGCCTGTCGATTACTGA